A region from the Panicum hallii strain FIL2 chromosome 1, PHallii_v3.1, whole genome shotgun sequence genome encodes:
- the LOC112878806 gene encoding heat shock 70 kDa protein 17 codes for MAQPRTWGILLAVLVAAAVAVPLATAAVASIDLGSEWLKVAAVHLAPGRVPIAVAINEMSKRKSPALAALADGNRLAGEEAAGITARHPSKVFARARDLLAKPFPYVQSFAESHFLPYDLVPDARGAAAVRGDDGQVYSVEEIVAMVLHYAAGLADAQVGAPVRDAVVAVPPYFGQAERRALTQAAQLAGINVLALINEHAGAALQYGIDKDFSNASRHVIFYDMGAGSTYAALVYYSAYNAKEYGKTVSVNQFQVKDVRWNSKLGGVEMEMRLVNYFTNQFNKQLGNGVDIRQSPKAMAKMKKQVKRTKEILSANTAAPISVESLYNDVDFRSTITREKFEELCEDLWEQALTPVKEVLAHSDMKIDDIYAVELIGGATRVPKLQAKLQEFLGRRELDKHLDADEAIVLGASLHAANLSDGIKLNRKLGMIDGSTYAFMLEIDGPDYVKDESIDQILVPRMKKMPIKMFRSIRHTKDFDVSLNYDKAYELPPGIPSHKFAEYSVSGLTDATEKYSSRNLSAPIKANIHFSLSRSGIVSLDRAEAVIEITEWVEVPKKILTLESNNTNQNSTSEAGAATSTPDSKDNLNSDSDANSSAPIDESNAQETITEKVLKKRTFRVPLKVVDKTTGAGTILSKELYSEAKNRLEALDKKDAERRKTAELKNNLESYIYSMKEKLEESTDILTVSTEQERESFAEKLNEVQDWLYMDGEDAQANEFKERLDQLKAIGDPILFRLSELKARPAACENARVYLSELQKIVKNWETNKPWLPKKRVDEVVSEAEKVKSWLEEKETLQKSTPAHSQPAFTSEEVVDKILDLQDKVASINRIPKPKPKIEKKPAKEEEPANKEKTASSESASSETESTGTSQESKATEGDQSASPVTSDSEPQSHDEL; via the exons ATGGCGCAGCCCCGCACCTGGGGGATCCTCCTCGCCGTCCTCGTCGCTGCGGCCGTCGCCGTACCGCTGGCGACCGCGGCGGTGGCGAGCATCGACCTGGGCTCCGAGTGGCTCAAGGTCGCTGCCGTGCACCTCGCCCCGGGCCGCGTGCCGATCGCCGTCGCCATCAACGAGATGTCCAAGCGCAAGTCCCCGGCCCTCGCCGCGCTCGCCGACGGCAACCGCCTCGCGGGCGAGGAGGCGGCCGGAATCACGGCGCGGCACCCGTCCAAGGTGTTCGCCCGCGCGCGGGACCTCCTCGCCAAGCCCTTCCCCTACGTGCAGTCCTTCGCGGAGTCGCACTTCCTCCCATACGACCTCGTCCCcgacgcgcgcggcgccgccgcggtcCGCGGCGACGATGGGCAGGTGTACTCCGTTGAGGAGATCGTCGCGATGGTGCTCCACTACGCCGCGGGGCTCGCCGATGCGCAGGTCGGGGCGCCCGTGCGGGACGCGGTGGTCGCCGTGCCACCCTACTTCGGGCAGGCCGAGCGCCGGGCGCTGACGCAGGCCGCACAGCTGGCTGGAATCAATGTGCTCGCTCTTATCAACGAGCACGCTGGGGCAGCGCTTCAGTACGGGATTGATAAGGACTTCTCCAACGCGTCGCGGCATGTCATCTTTTACGATATGGGCGCCGGTAGCACCTACGCCGCGCTGGTGTACTACTCGGCCTACAACGCCAAGGAGTACGGGAAGACAGTGTCTGTTAACCAGTTCCAG GTTAAGGATGTTAGATGGAATTCCAAACTTGGAGGTGTCGAAATGGAAATGCGCCTGGTCAACTATTTTACCAATCAATTCAATAAGCAGCTTGGTAATGGAGTTGATATCCGTCAGTCCCCCAAGGCAATGGCTAAGATGAAGAAGCAAGTTAAGCGCACCAAAGAAATTCTGAGTGCAAACACGGCTGCTCCGATTTCAGTTGAATCTTTGTATAACGATGTCGATTTCAG GAGCACCATAACACGTGAGAAATTTGAAGAGCTTTGTGAAGATTTATGGGAACAAGCTCTAACTCCAGTTAAAGAAGTGCTCGCACATTCTGACATGAAGATTGATGATATCTATGCTGTAGAACTCATAGGAGGTGCTACCCGGGTTCCGAAATTGCAG GCCAAGCTGCAAGAGTTTCTGGGTCGGCGTGAACTGGATAAGCATCTTGATGCTGACGAAGCAATCGTTCTGGGCGCCTCACTGCATGCTGCTAACCTGAGTGACGGGATTAAGTTAAACCGTAAATTGGGTATGATTGATGGCTCTACGTATGCTTTCATGCTTGAAATAGATGGCCCCGATTATGTCAAGGATGAAAGCATTGATCAAATTCTGGTGCCAAGGATGAAGAAAATGCCAATAAAG ATGTTTAGATCCATCAGACATACCAAGGACTTTGATGTCTCTCTCAACTATGACAAAGCTTACGAACTACCTCCAGGCATTCCATCACATAAGTTTGCAGAGTATTCAGTATCAGGCCTGACAGATGCCACCGAAAA GTATTCAAGCCGCAATTTATCGGCACCCATAAAAGCAAATATACATTTTTCTTTGAGTAGAAGCGGAATTGTTTCTCTTGATAGAGCAGAAGCAGTGATTGAGATAACTGAATGGGTGgaggttccaaagaagattttGACACTAGAGAGTAACAACACCAATCAGAATTCAACTTCTGAAGCAGGGGCAGCTACTAGTACACCAGATAGTAAGGATAATCTGAATTCTGATAGTGATGCTAATTCCAGCGCTCCCATTGATGAGAGTAATGCTCAAGAAACTATTACAGAGAAGGTGCTCAAGAAAAGAACATTTAGGGTCCCACTGAAG GTTGTGGACAAAACAACTGGTGCTGGAACAATTCTGTCAAAGGAGTTGTATTCTGAAGCAAAAAATAGATTGGAGGCACTTGATAAGAAGGATGCTGAACGGAGAAAGACTGCTGAACTAAAAAATAACCTAGAATCATACATATACTCTATGAAGGAAAAG CTGGAAGAAAGCACAGATATTTTGACTGTCTCTACTGAACAAGAGAGGGAATCCTTTGCGGAGAAACTTAATGAG GTGCAGGATTGGTTATATATGGACGGCGAAGATGCTCAAGCAAATGAATTCAAAGAACGCCTTGATCAACTTAAGGCCATTGGTGATCCGATTCTTTTCAG ATTGAGTGAATTGAAAGCCCGACCAGCAGCCTGCGAAAATGCCCGAGTGTATCTTTCTGAGCTGCAAAAG ATTGTCAagaactgggagacaaacaaaCCATGGCTTCCAAAAAAGAGAGTAGATGAG GTTGTAAGTGAAGCGGAGAAAGTAAAAAGTTGGTTGGAGGAGAAGGAAACCCTGCAGAAAAG TACCCCAGCTCACAGTCAACCTGCTTTCACATCTGAAGAAGTCGTTGACAAAATTCTGGACCTACAAGATAAG GTTGCGAGTATTAATAGGATTCCTAAACCAAA